Part of the uncultured Campylobacter sp. genome is shown below.
GTCTTTATAGCCCGAGCTTGAGAGCAGCAACGCTCTTTGCTTGCTATGATCGCGCTTTGAGAGCTTAAACGCCTTTTCGCTCGCAGCTAGTTCGCTCGTACCGAGCATCGCAGCGCCCGCCGCCAAAGCGGCTACCTTTAGTAGGTCTCGTCTTTGATTTTGCATCATTTTCTCCTTTAATCAAAGTTGATATCTATTTTGAAATTATATTCCTTTACATATAAAGAGGGGCTGAATATTCGGTTTAAATTTCGCTCGCCAAAAGGTCTCGGTAAAGCAAAATTTTAAAACTACTAAATTTTGAAATTCGGCAAGGCGCTGCGTCGTAAAATTTAAAAGCGCGGCTAAATTTAATGAAATTTACGCTTCGGCTTTCGGGGTATATGATCCCGTATTGAAAAAATAGCATACCCCAAAAACTATTCCGCAAATCGGCGCTACGATTAAGGCGTACAAAAATATATGAGCTGCGGCACCTTCCAATATCCCGGTAAAAATCAAGGTCGGATATAAAAGCAAAACTATACTGGCAAAATTTTCTATCGTAAAGACCAACAAACTATCTCCTTGATCCTTGATAAAAAGGTTGCTGTATCGCTTAGTCTTAGTGTATTTCAAAAAAGCGATCGTCGCACATATAGGCAAAACTATTATCGCGACATCACGAATATCTTTAAAAATTTTAGACGACGATTCTATACCGATATTCGAAAAAAGCAAATCAAGAAAAAACATTAGCATTAGCGAGAAATAGATGGTTGTAGCCGCCGACGAATAATACCCTATAATCACGCGTCTAATAAATCTATGCCTATCGTATCGCTTCTTTAAATTTTCAGGGATAGCGGCAAATTTCTCGTCCAGCTCTTTTATATGTGCTTGAAATTTCTCATCCACGGATCGCTCCTTTTATAAAGCGCTAAATTTTAGAAATTATATCGAATTTAGCGCTGCAAAGCGACTAAATTTAGGTCTAAATTTAAATGCGAAAAAGTATAATCGCGCCATGGTTTTGACGCAAAATTTGATCTATGAAATTTTACCCTTGTGGAGGAGATCCCCGCGGGCAGGGTCGCTAGCTACGGGCAGATCGCGCGCCTTATCGGGCTGTCCGCTCACTCGCGGCTCGTGGGGCGCGTGCTCTCGCAAGCAGAGCTCTACGGCGACTACCCGTGCCACCGCGTCGTAAGTCATTCAGGCGCCTTGGCGGCGAGCTTCGCGACTCAGCGCGAACTGCTAGAGACCGAAGGCGTGGAATTTAGAGGCGAGCGCGCCCGTATGAAAAGCACCGCTGGGAGTGGTGATCGGATCGCTTTAAAAACGTCAAATTTAAAGGCTGCAAGCTCTTACAGTCGTAGCGATTTGAAATACGGCATTTCGATATTCCGCTGTAAGGGCAGTGAAATTTAAATTTACTCCGTTGGAGTTTGAAACAGGTTTTGCAAATTCTTCTTGTAGTTTTTGCGATTGTATGTGTAAATTTACTCCGATGGAGTTTGAAACGCCTCCGGCTTCCGCTCGATCAAATTTGAGCTGTAGTGTAAAATTACTCCGATGGAGTTTGAAACCTTCGCTTTTAATCTCGAATTCGCGCCACTGCCTGGGTGTAAATTTACTCCGATGGAGTTTCAAATTTGTAGTTTTTACGTAATTTCGGAACCGTAGTCACGCGTAAATTTGCCAGATAAATTTAAAATTTTAAAATCGATCGATCGTCAAGGACCTAGCGTCTCGACAAGCGGATTCAAAATTCCATCCGTTTGGAACCTGCCAAATTTAAACCGGTTTTGAAATTTACGAAATTTAGAAAATTTAAAATTTACGCGGTTAAATTTCAAAACGGATCGATACTCCGTTAATACTGATGCTTTTGGGTCAAATTTCGTGCGGCTGAAATTTTAAATCTCGTGAGTTTGGGAGCCTCTGCGAAATTTAAAATTGCGCCTTTGCAACTAGTGATCTTTACGCGATGGCGTAAATTTAGGCGCGGATAATCAAGTCGCTGCAATCGGTAAAAGGCGCGCTAAACTAAAATTTTGCACCGCAGCTCCGCGCCGCAAGCTTACGCTTTAGGCGCCTCGAAGCCCTTCAAAACCGCGTTGTATACGCTCTCCTCATCGCAGTGGACAAGCAGCAGATCGCCCTCTTGCAGCACCGTCGAGCCGGTAGGCTTGATGTATTCGCCGTGCCGTCTGATCAGGATGACGAGGAAATCCTCCGGCAGCTCAAGCTCGGCTAAAATTTTATCGATCAGCATGCAGCCTGGATCCACGGTGTACTGGCGCAGCGTGCGATAAAAGATCGGCATATTCGAATTCAGCTCCGCGCTCTCCGGCTCCGGCGGCTCGCGTACGCCGCATCTATCCGCGGCGCGCTCGAGGCTCATTCCCTGTATCAGCACCGAGATTAGGACCATAAAAAAGACGGTGTTAAAGATAAGCCCGGCGTGCTCGATCCCCGCGGCATACGGATAGGTCGCAAGTACGATAGGCACGACGCCGCGAAGCCCAACCCACGAGATAAAGACCTTCTCTTTCTTGCTGTATTTAGAGAACGCGAGCGATATGAATACCCCCAAAGGTCGCGCGACAAACATAAGCCATAGCGCCGTTACAAAGCCCATAAGCGCGACGGCGGGCAGCTCGGACGGGAAAACCAAAAGCCCCAGCGTGATAAATACCGTGATCTGCATCGTCCATGCTATGCCGTCGTGAAAGCCGATGAGATTTTTCTTGTGTGCAAACTCTCGCTTATTGACGAACATTCCCGCGACGTAAACGGCGATGTAGCCGTTGCCGCCGAGCTTCATACACAGCGTAAAAAGCAGCGCCACCCACGCCATCGAAAACACCGGATACAACCCCCCAATGCTCGAGCCTTAATCTATTGAAAATCGACGGCAGCGCTCTGCCAAAGGCGTAACCCATAAGCCCGCCGATGAAAAACTGCTTGATTAGCAGCGTCAGCATATCAATCGCGCTCGGGCTTTGGTTTAGCGAGATGATCTGGATGATCGTGACGGTCAAAAAAATCGCCATCGGATCGTTGCTGCCGGATTCGAGCTCTAACAGCGGGCCGAGATTGTTTTTCAGCGAAATTCCTTTGGCGCGCAGTATCGCAAAGACCGCCGCGGCGTCTGTAGAAGAGATGATAGCGCCTAAAAGCAGCGCTTCAAGCCAGCTGAAGCCGAGTAGAATTTTAACCAAAACCGCCGTCGCGCATGCAGTGACCATAACTCCGAGCGTCGCTAAGATGATGCCGCTAGCCATTACCGGGCGAATCGATTTTAAATTCGTATCGAGCCTGCCCGCGTATAAAATATAAATAAGCGCGATCATACCGACGTCTTGAGTGATGCGGTGGCTCGTAAAATCGATGCGCAAAAGCCCGTCCGAGCCCGCCAGCATCCCCACGGCCAAAAATACGATGAGCGAAGGAAGTCCGAATTTGCCCGAGATCTTGTTAAGCACGATGCTTGCGATGAGTAAGATCGCGGCGAAGAGTAGAAATTTTTCCAAAAAACGCTCCATAATTTTTTCAAGATTATAGCGGGTTTTCCCCATTTTTAGGTGGGTTTTTGCGATAAAATTTTATTGAACGGCTAATGGGCGAAATTTTAAATTTACTCCGCTAAAACAGAACTATTAATAAAACCCGCATGAGCCGCAAAATTTTATTTAAAAGCTCGGTTGTGCCTGGGCTTTAAAATTTATGATTCGATATATCGGCGAAATTTTACCGATTCGTTTAGAGCGGCGGATCGAGATTGAAATTTTACGGCGCCGAGTCGCTTCGGGGCATAGAGCCGCCTTTTAAAATTTAGAGGCGCAAGTTTTGCGCTTGACGCTTGCGAGCTTTGCGCGCGAATCTGGGTTTAAATTTATCGCGGTAAATTCCAGTTAAATTTAATGACCGAAACTCGCTTCGGTTTTAAATTTAATCGCGTATAGGGGTTCGCTTCAGTATCAAAGAGCCGAGTATCGCTGCATAAATTTAATGCTTGCGGCGTCGCAGTTGAAATTTTAAGGCGGCGTAGCATTATTTACGCCCCGCAGGATACGTATGCTGCTTATGCTATGGTTAAAATTTAGGGTGCTACCAGTCCTCGGGTTTAAATTTTATCGCCGCTTGCGTCTATATTGCGTGCGCGGCATGGACGGATCGTTTAAATTTAATCGCTTCTATCGCGACTTGCGCAAGCATTAAAATTTGTGATCTTTTAAATTTTGCCGCGTCGCCTCATAAAGCGGTGCTATTTGGGGGCGTGAAAAAAATCCTCGCATATCGACGCCCCCTGGCTGCAGCAGCTTTATTTTCCTATCGATGCCGCCCGCGTAGCCCGTGAGGCTGCCGTGCGTGCCTACGACGCGGTGGCAGGGGATGATGATTGAGATTCCGTTGTGTCCTACGGCACCGCCCACGGCTTGCGCGGACATCTTCGCTAGCCCGCGCGCCGCGGCGATTTCGCACGCGATCTGTCCGTAGGTCGTGGTTTTGCCGTAAGGAATTTTGAGCAAAATTTCCCACACGGCGCGCCTAAACGCCGAGCCTGCGGGATTTAGAGCGGGCGTAAAACCCGGCTCGCGTCCGCTAAAATACAGATCGAGCCAGCGCCTAGTTTGATCGAAAACGGCTAAGTTTTTCTCCTTGAGGCACGCGCTTTGCTCGTTTACGTAGAATTTTTCACCCGCGCTTTGCGCCGAAAGGTCGGTCGCATAAGATTTTTTGCTCGCATCCTGAGCCGCAAAATCGCGCGCGCAGAATTTTTCGCTCGCTATAAGTGTACGCGCGCAGAATTTTCCATCCGTGCCGCTCGTAACTTCTGCTGCAAAATCGCGCGTGTTGTACTTTTCGTCCGTGCCGCTTGTCGCTTTTGTCGCGAAATCGCTCTTTGCGCTCTTTTCCTGTGCCATAATATCGCGCTGTGTTTCGCTTGCGCCGTGCTGTTCTTTTGCGAGCAGATCGGCGCTGTTACGCTTTCCGTCCGCGTCATTCGCCGCAAGAGCGTGCGCGTAGTATTTCTCGCCCTCGAACCACAGCCCGCAAAGCCCCGCCTCATCGCCCGCGAGCGTGATTTCGCCAAGCG
Proteins encoded:
- a CDS encoding methylated-DNA--[protein]-cysteine S-methyltransferase, which produces MKFIAYYDSPLGEITLAGDEAGLCGLWFEGEKYYAHALAANDADGKRNSADLLAKEQHGASETQRDIMAQEKSAKSDFATKATSGTDEKYNTRDFAAEVTSGTDGKFCARTLIASEKFCARDFAAQDASKKSYATDLSAQSAGEKFYVNEQSACLKEKNLAVFDQTRRWLDLYFSGREPGFTPALNPAGSAFRRAVWEILLKIPYGKTTTYGQIACEIAAARGLAKMSAQAVGGAVGHNGISIIIPCHRVVGTHGSLTGYAGGIDRKIKLLQPGGVDMRGFFSRPQIAPLYEATRQNLKDHKF
- a CDS encoding MGMT family protein — encoded protein: MEEIPAGRVASYGQIARLIGLSAHSRLVGRVLSQAELYGDYPCHRVVSHSGALAASFATQRELLETEGVEFRGERARMKSTAGSGDRIALKTSNLKAASSYSRSDLKYGISIFRCKGSEI